In one Myxosarcina sp. GI1 genomic region, the following are encoded:
- a CDS encoding translocation/assembly module TamB domain-containing protein — protein sequence MKKKFDRNLEKHHTSGDRQTSPQWRKILITIAILLLGGTVSGLVYGWYLIQNKLIPVIETETSKYLNRPLELGDLQTISPWGARFGNSALPATANNPDAIAVEAVRVKLDPLYFLRRRILQLDIILVRPDIYLEQGEDRIWTPTNFGSESTEDGGIKVDVETIQLQKGKLTLAARQLETGNLNPPVELELDRTIVNLLDDGEQIKFATTGEAAAGGNFTVNGESFSKTKVIDLTLEAERLDATEVSNLLALPIELQQGDISGTIGVTISDLPIPLLEGKATLNDVSLQIPELVKPFSNSNGELVFDGTEIELNNVATNFGEVSGVASGTIDLAEEGDYQVDTKIAPVAVNKVVEALEIEPPAVPIQGKIAGNVRVRGDILTPVVSFDVNTVTPSRIDKIDFKQITANLDLIGTTLFVREFQSLPLSGGQIRGTGTLELDDSQDLAFGIFAQDVAAKKIADSYNNPLPIDIGVVSGQTQLFAQAGNLETLRFDNGSANFALGNGTVRLQNLNSSQGNWQLQVETQDVEFGSLPFGKGSAPTIAKGLVDGVFNVSGKTDGDIDRVRATGKANLDTVGGQIALPQVRIANGTWQADANTDDLQLRRLFPEVPPEFNDDLSGEFYLTGNIPTKPEDTAIINGFGDLDLAKGRVEVRDLNIVDENWKAIATGSNLQLKELSSSTPEQFAGLIDGTVELSGTTDNITPEAITARGNGSLTLPEGVFEAQNLAIANGKFKTTVIPQNVDLSLFADPNSDDIELNGQLGGQLEVTGNVNNLDPTAIAATGNVTFSQGIDLLEQPFSAAVRWNGSRLDVLQAKGEGLAATGYIDLDESFFSDIPDKLAAVNYFEFDVDRADWIDIRKLRVTLPSWATNLDYAGRGDFSGSISGVPAAIDIDGGINLRNFRVEDIAFASLLTGSIQTSVDSGVNLELSQTDAGDPQPDKIELVLDRDFLPVRLAIVRNNIAITGTGEAEILELTTNNVPLEFLKTVAIKSEDIEVPENFAVQPIGGKLSGKFVFNLNTLATSGENVVIDSPSWASIKGERLTGDFQYGDNYFALQNGKFQQRDSVYQLEGSFRQTADDIEVDGRASISQGKIQDILIALQIFELKDLAMLLGDRDYGNAEDLYQKDAAIPPLFSVGFKDAPILEQLQLLAEIQARLDTIEQERQQAFLPKLKFLQGTFNGEIGVSGSAKQGIDSQFDFFGTNWQWGNLDVKQVVASGSYQEGILTLLPISIELQDFTRKPSKQTVSPQLIFTGTFGGETQSGQFRLRQVPVELIEQMFAFSPDIALGGEVNAIASIAGTGDNPQARGEISVDDATINQTSIQSTKGSFNYDNARLDFFASSIIADGAEPLTISGNLPYQLPTATVEPDSDRLELQLNVRDRGLELLDIFSRGELSWIDGQGEIALDVTGKLDPDRSLPSEIVARGTAELSNATIAAKALPDSLLTNVNSKIFFDLNKVRVANFRGDFGGGEIRVAGNLPLTNNLNISEPLTIDLDNIFVNLKEFYEGEVAGELQILGTATEPDLAGDITLYDGTILLADTTATDTENNSIDDLTDSSEGIVALTEYRNLKLKLGENIEISLPPIFTFDASGTLNLNGTFLQPTPEGTINLERGQVNLFTTQLALSRDYNNIARFTDKNGLDPYVDVLMVGSALETNNSRIPIDPLSNEISDVPESSFGTLETVRISAQVKGLASQIANNIELTSSPPRSQTEIFALLGGGLVNTLGRGNSPIGLANLAGSALFGSFNSQFNNAFPIGELRLFPTQIIDEERPDNTINALAGEIAIDLFNNFSFSALKILNVDIPAQFGFRYRLNNNFVLRGSSNFVDETRGLIEYELRF from the coding sequence ATGAAAAAAAAATTCGATCGCAACCTAGAAAAACACCATACTTCTGGCGATCGCCAAACTTCTCCTCAGTGGCGCAAAATACTAATAACAATAGCAATCTTGCTTCTCGGTGGTACCGTTAGTGGCTTAGTTTATGGTTGGTATTTAATTCAAAACAAACTAATTCCTGTAATTGAAACCGAAACTAGCAAATATCTCAATCGTCCTTTAGAATTGGGCGACCTGCAAACAATATCTCCCTGGGGAGCGCGTTTTGGTAATAGCGCGTTGCCCGCTACTGCCAATAATCCCGATGCGATCGCAGTTGAAGCAGTCAGAGTAAAACTCGATCCTTTATATTTCTTGCGTCGGCGCATTTTACAGCTAGACATTATTTTAGTACGTCCCGATATTTATCTCGAACAAGGCGAAGATCGAATTTGGACTCCTACTAATTTTGGTAGCGAGTCAACGGAAGATGGTGGTATTAAAGTCGATGTCGAAACTATTCAGCTACAGAAAGGCAAACTAACTTTAGCCGCACGGCAGCTAGAAACGGGAAATTTAAACCCCCCTGTGGAGCTAGAACTCGATCGCACTATTGTCAATCTGCTTGATGACGGAGAACAGATAAAGTTTGCAACCACAGGAGAGGCAGCAGCGGGAGGCAACTTTACCGTCAACGGAGAAAGCTTTAGCAAAACTAAAGTTATCGATCTAACTTTAGAAGCCGAACGGTTAGACGCAACCGAAGTTAGTAATTTGCTAGCTTTACCCATCGAGTTACAGCAAGGAGATATTTCGGGAACCATTGGCGTTACGATAAGCGATCTTCCCATTCCTCTATTAGAAGGGAAAGCAACCCTAAACGATGTCAGCTTGCAAATACCAGAACTAGTCAAACCTTTTAGCAATAGCAACGGCGAACTAGTCTTTGACGGTACGGAAATAGAGTTAAATAATGTCGCTACTAACTTTGGAGAAGTATCGGGAGTTGCTAGCGGTACTATCGATTTGGCTGAAGAAGGAGATTATCAAGTCGATACTAAAATCGCTCCAGTAGCGGTTAATAAAGTGGTAGAAGCCCTGGAAATAGAACCCCCTGCTGTACCCATACAAGGCAAAATAGCGGGAAACGTGCGAGTTAGAGGGGATATATTAACTCCCGTCGTGAGTTTTGATGTAAATACCGTCACCCCTAGCCGTATCGATAAAATCGATTTTAAGCAGATTACCGCAAACTTGGATTTAATTGGTACGACTTTATTCGTGCGAGAGTTTCAAAGCTTGCCTCTATCTGGAGGACAAATAAGGGGAACTGGAACTTTAGAATTAGACGATAGCCAAGATCTGGCGTTTGGCATTTTTGCCCAAGATGTTGCGGCAAAAAAGATCGCTGATAGCTATAATAATCCCCTACCGATTGATATTGGCGTAGTATCTGGTCAAACTCAATTATTCGCCCAGGCTGGTAATCTCGAAACATTGCGGTTCGATAATGGTTCGGCAAATTTTGCTTTGGGTAATGGTACGGTTAGGCTGCAAAACCTCAATTCCAGTCAAGGCAACTGGCAACTACAGGTAGAAACTCAAGATGTAGAATTTGGTAGTTTACCTTTTGGTAAGGGCAGCGCGCCGACAATAGCTAAAGGTTTGGTCGATGGCGTATTTAATGTATCTGGTAAAACCGACGGCGATATCGATCGGGTTCGCGCTACGGGTAAAGCCAATCTCGATACGGTAGGGGGACAAATAGCTTTACCACAGGTAAGAATAGCTAACGGCACTTGGCAAGCCGACGCTAATACTGATGATTTACAACTACGGCGGTTATTTCCCGAAGTTCCTCCAGAATTTAATGACGATCTTAGCGGCGAGTTTTATCTTACGGGCAATATTCCTACCAAACCAGAAGACACGGCAATTATCAACGGTTTTGGCGATCTCGATCTGGCAAAAGGACGAGTTGAAGTTAGAGACTTAAATATAGTAGATGAAAATTGGAAGGCGATCGCCACAGGAAGTAATTTACAGCTAAAAGAGTTGAGTTCCAGTACACCCGAACAGTTTGCGGGTTTAATCGACGGTACTGTGGAACTGTCGGGAACTACAGATAATATTACTCCCGAAGCAATTACTGCCAGAGGTAACGGTAGTTTAACCCTGCCCGAAGGCGTATTTGAGGCACAAAATCTGGCAATCGCCAACGGTAAGTTTAAAACTACGGTTATTCCTCAGAATGTCGATTTGAGTTTGTTTGCCGATCCTAATTCCGACGATATCGAACTTAATGGACAGTTAGGAGGACAGTTAGAAGTAACGGGCAATGTCAATAATTTAGATCCTACAGCGATCGCGGCAACGGGGAATGTTACCTTTAGCCAGGGGATCGATCTTTTAGAACAACCTTTTTCTGCCGCAGTACGTTGGAACGGTAGCCGCCTAGATGTCTTACAGGCAAAGGGAGAAGGACTAGCAGCGACGGGATATATAGATTTAGACGAATCATTTTTTAGCGATATTCCCGATAAATTAGCGGCAGTAAACTATTTTGAATTTGATGTCGATCGAGCTGACTGGATCGATATTAGAAAATTACGAGTAACCCTACCGAGTTGGGCGACTAATTTAGATTATGCAGGCAGAGGCGACTTTTCAGGCAGCATTAGCGGTGTTCCTGCGGCGATAGATATCGACGGTGGCATTAATTTACGTAACTTTCGAGTTGAAGATATTGCTTTTGCTTCCCTGTTAACTGGCAGCATTCAAACTTCTGTAGATAGCGGTGTCAACTTAGAGTTATCTCAAACCGATGCTGGCGATCCTCAACCAGATAAGATCGAACTGGTACTAGATCGCGACTTTTTACCCGTCCGACTGGCGATCGTCCGCAACAATATTGCTATTACAGGAACGGGCGAAGCAGAAATTTTAGAATTAACTACCAATAATGTTCCTTTAGAGTTTCTCAAAACCGTAGCGATAAAAAGCGAAGATATTGAAGTGCCAGAAAATTTTGCCGTACAGCCAATTGGGGGCAAATTATCGGGCAAGTTTGTTTTTAACCTTAATACCCTGGCAACTTCGGGTGAAAATGTCGTTATCGATTCGCCATCATGGGCTAGTATCAAAGGCGAGCGACTGACTGGTGACTTTCAATATGGCGATAATTATTTTGCCTTGCAAAACGGGAAGTTTCAGCAGCGCGACAGCGTCTATCAGCTAGAAGGTAGCTTTAGACAAACGGCTGACGACATTGAAGTAGATGGTAGAGCATCAATAAGCCAAGGAAAAATTCAAGATATTTTAATCGCTTTGCAAATTTTTGAATTAAAAGATCTGGCGATGCTATTGGGCGATCGCGACTATGGTAATGCTGAAGATTTGTATCAAAAAGATGCCGCCATTCCTCCTTTGTTTAGCGTGGGCTTTAAAGATGCTCCGATCCTCGAACAATTGCAGTTATTGGCAGAAATTCAAGCTCGTTTAGACACTATCGAACAAGAGCGTCAACAGGCTTTTTTACCAAAATTAAAATTTTTACAGGGAACTTTTAACGGCGAGATCGGCGTATCTGGTTCTGCCAAACAGGGAATCGATTCTCAATTTGACTTTTTTGGTACGAATTGGCAGTGGGGAAATTTAGATGTCAAGCAAGTCGTTGCCAGTGGCAGCTATCAAGAAGGTATCTTAACTCTATTACCTATTAGTATCGAACTACAAGACTTTACTCGTAAGCCGAGCAAACAAACTGTATCTCCCCAACTGATCTTTACAGGGACTTTTGGCGGCGAAACCCAGTCGGGACAGTTTCGGTTGAGACAAGTACCTGTAGAACTAATCGAACAAATGTTTGCCTTTTCGCCAGATATTGCTTTGGGTGGTGAAGTAAATGCGATCGCCAGTATTGCAGGCACTGGCGACAATCCCCAAGCTAGAGGTGAAATTTCTGTAGACGATGCCACTATCAACCAAACCTCAATCCAATCTACCAAAGGCAGCTTTAACTACGATAATGCTCGTCTCGACTTTTTCGCCAGTAGTATTATTGCCGATGGTGCCGAGCCTCTAACTATTTCTGGCAACCTTCCCTACCAGTTACCCACCGCTACTGTCGAACCAGATAGCGATCGCTTAGAACTCCAGCTTAACGTTCGCGATCGCGGACTGGAACTACTTGATATTTTCTCTAGAGGGGAATTAAGCTGGATTGATGGACAGGGAGAAATTGCTCTAGATGTTACTGGCAAATTAGACCCCGATCGCAGTCTTCCCAGCGAAATAGTTGCTAGAGGAACAGCCGAACTCAGTAATGCAACTATTGCTGCCAAAGCACTACCAGATAGCTTACTCACTAATGTCAATAGTAAAATTTTCTTCGACCTCAACAAAGTTCGGGTAGCCAACTTTCGCGGTGATTTTGGCGGTGGTGAAATACGTGTAGCTGGTAATTTACCTCTAACTAATAATCTCAATATCTCCGAACCGCTAACTATCGATCTAGATAATATTTTTGTCAATTTAAAAGAATTTTACGAAGGCGAAGTAGCAGGAGAACTGCAAATTTTGGGTACGGCGACCGAGCCAGATCTTGCTGGCGATATAACTTTGTATGACGGTACGATTTTGCTGGCAGATACTACCGCTACCGATACCGAAAACAACTCAATTGACGATTTAACCGACAGCAGTGAAGGCATTGTCGCCCTTACCGAATATCGCAATTTAAAACTGAAATTAGGAGAAAATATTGAGATTAGCTTACCGCCTATATTTACTTTTGATGCCAGTGGCACTTTAAATCTTAACGGTACATTCTTACAGCCTACACCCGAAGGAACGATAAATCTAGAACGCGGACAGGTCAACCTGTTTACCACTCAGCTAGCACTTTCTCGCGACTATAACAATATCGCTCGTTTTACCGATAAAAATGGACTCGATCCCTATGTTGACGTATTGATGGTTGGTTCGGCATTAGAAACCAACAATAGTCGTATTCCTATCGATCCTCTATCTAACGAAATTAGCGACGTACCCGAATCTAGTTTCGGCACCCTGGAAACCGTTCGGATTTCCGCTCAAGTAAAAGGACTCGCCAGCCAAATCGCTAATAATATCGAGCTTACTAGCAGTCCTCCTCGCAGTCAGACAGAAATTTTTGCTCTCTTAGGAGGTGGTTTAGTTAATACTTTAGGCAGAGGTAACAGTCCTATAGGTTTGGCTAATTTAGCGGGTTCGGCGTTGTTTGGCAGCTTTAACAGTCAGTTTAATAATGCTTTTCCCATCGGTGAATTACGACTGTTTCCCACGCAAATTATTGATGAAGAGCGACCCGATAATACTATTAATGCTCTAGCAGGAGAAATTGCGATCGATCTTTTTAATAACTTTTCTTTTTCTGCTCTCAAGATTCTTAACGTTGATATTCCCGCACAATTTGGTTTTCGCTATCGTTTAAATAACAATTTCGTGCTTAGAGGCTCGTCTAATTTTGTCGATGAAACTAGAGGTTTAATTGAGTACGAACTGCGGTTTTAA
- a CDS encoding Crp/Fnr family transcriptional regulator: protein MAVSHHHKPINRLLAALTSETYQKLVPYLQSVELPQHKILYHAGESYDYAYFPSHAIVSTVAIMENGSTTEIGVIGNEGMVGLPIILNTTYTNSTAIVQVGGTGVRIAAYRLQEEMEHNRELKQALMSYVQARIIQLGQTAACNRYHTIEQRFARWMLMVRDSIGKDEFKLTQEFISQMLGVRRAGVTTVASKFQEQGIIHYVRGSITITDPEKLKTSACECYKLIANEFDRLLRSPYYE, encoded by the coding sequence ATGGCAGTTTCCCATCACCACAAACCAATCAATCGTTTATTAGCTGCTCTAACTTCAGAAACATATCAAAAACTCGTTCCTTATTTGCAGTCAGTAGAGCTACCCCAACATAAAATTCTCTATCACGCAGGGGAAAGTTATGACTATGCCTACTTTCCCTCTCACGCAATTGTTTCTACCGTAGCAATTATGGAAAATGGTTCGACTACCGAGATTGGAGTCATTGGTAATGAAGGCATGGTAGGACTGCCAATCATCCTTAATACTACTTATACTAACTCTACAGCTATAGTTCAGGTAGGCGGAACTGGTGTGAGAATTGCTGCTTATCGTCTGCAAGAAGAGATGGAACACAATAGAGAATTAAAGCAGGCGTTGATGTCCTACGTTCAGGCTCGAATCATTCAACTCGGACAAACTGCTGCCTGCAATCGCTACCATACTATCGAACAGCGATTTGCTCGGTGGATGTTAATGGTGCGAGACAGCATCGGGAAAGACGAATTTAAGCTAACTCAAGAATTTATTTCTCAGATGTTGGGGGTACGCCGCGCGGGAGTAACAACAGTTGCCTCTAAATTTCAAGAGCAAGGCATTATTCATTATGTGCGCGGCTCGATAACTATTACCGATCCAGAAAAATTAAAAACTTCTGCTTGTGAATGCTATAAGTTAATTGCCAATGAGTTCGATCGCCTGTTGCGATCGCCTTACTATGAGTAA
- a CDS encoding Crp/Fnr family transcriptional regulator: MNEPKNNYILSALLPEEYQRLSDRLKLIKLVRGQTLLKANRQIESLYFPIEGVVSIVSTMQDGSTTEIGIIGKEGMVGTHQFLGDGISNSLSTVQINGAAMQIDVKSLRVEYNRGGRLQTNLLRYALNLFNQVSQCSACNNHHTVKQRTARWLLMLGDRLENDRISIVQQFISRMLGVRRTGVSEIAAELQRQQIIDYQRGKIKILNREALEEIACECYQVVEI, encoded by the coding sequence TTGAACGAACCAAAAAACAATTACATACTGTCAGCACTATTACCCGAAGAATACCAACGACTAAGCGATCGCCTTAAATTAATTAAGCTTGTTCGGGGTCAAACTCTTCTCAAAGCCAACCGACAGATTGAATCTTTATATTTTCCTATTGAAGGAGTGGTGTCTATAGTCTCGACGATGCAAGATGGTTCGACTACAGAAATTGGAATTATCGGTAAAGAAGGAATGGTAGGGACGCATCAATTTCTTGGAGATGGAATATCTAATAGTCTATCTACGGTGCAAATAAACGGTGCCGCAATGCAAATAGACGTAAAGTCGCTGCGCGTAGAATACAATCGAGGTGGGAGGCTGCAAACTAACCTACTACGTTATGCTTTAAATTTATTCAACCAGGTGAGCCAATGTAGTGCCTGTAACAATCATCATACAGTCAAACAGCGAACTGCTCGCTGGCTGCTGATGCTTGGCGATCGCCTTGAGAATGATAGGATTTCGATCGTACAGCAATTTATTTCTCGGATGCTAGGAGTACGTCGTACTGGTGTTTCAGAAATTGCTGCGGAACTTCAACGGCAGCAAATTATTGATTATCAAAGAGGTAAGATTAAAATTTTGAATCGCGAAGCCTTAGAAGAAATTGCTTGCGAGTGCTATCAAGTTGTCGAAATTTAG
- a CDS encoding response regulator, whose product MSRSFALVITKSIEEAMVPERLLIIDDNDDTLTLVKFIVENYTDWQIFTASSGKVGITKAIIERPDVILLDIAMPDIDGLDIYKLLKSNKTTRSISIIFLTAVMNGKEIVRSQVGEEIEVITKPFDILELLNKVNKAYNNSLALSS is encoded by the coding sequence TTGTCGAGGAGTTTCGCTCTAGTTATTACCAAAAGTATTGAGGAAGCTATGGTTCCCGAACGGCTGTTAATTATAGACGATAATGATGATACTCTTACTTTGGTTAAATTTATTGTAGAAAATTACACCGACTGGCAAATTTTTACGGCTTCAAGCGGCAAAGTGGGTATTACCAAAGCAATAATAGAACGACCAGATGTCATTTTACTGGATATAGCAATGCCCGATATTGATGGATTAGATATCTATAAACTGCTGAAATCTAATAAAACTACTCGTTCGATTTCAATTATTTTTCTAACCGCTGTGATGAATGGTAAAGAAATAGTTAGATCGCAAGTTGGCGAAGAAATAGAAGTAATTACCAAACCTTTCGATATTCTAGAACTACTAAATAAAGTCAATAAAGCCTACAATAATTCTCTGGCACTAAGTAGTTAA
- the lptC gene encoding LPS export ABC transporter periplasmic protein LptC, giving the protein MIKLNLPIFLSVAKSLLLIVVWLSLAACQQTKTQTPSADAADPTERKDTQLTLNNAVWQQSNRQENTVWKIRAENAVYGKNKQTAQLENVTGNLLQDGKIILQLSAERGEVRDNGNLILLNDNIVATDTRNGGTISSDVVEWQPNENLLLIRQNLRGNRDKVRVTATEGRYYTDSETLELQDKVVVTTAEPALQLTSDRLTWNIAQNIINSEVPLQVVRYQDEIVSDRLVADRGMVDLANNTVTLASNIELISTNPQLQIATNSLNWNYQTRIINTEEPIQIIDRDNNLSVTGNSGEVDLSRNIAHLKAGSKSINNNNSAQLYAQELIWNLDTEVVEAIGSVVYQQSKPQLNVTGNKAEGKLTDNSIVVTGGNESGQVTSIIDDL; this is encoded by the coding sequence ATGATTAAACTAAATTTGCCAATTTTTCTCTCGGTCGCTAAAAGCCTATTATTAATTGTCGTTTGGTTGAGTTTGGCGGCTTGTCAGCAGACAAAAACTCAAACTCCCTCTGCCGATGCTGCCGATCCTACCGAAAGGAAAGATACACAGTTAACCTTAAACAATGCCGTCTGGCAACAGTCCAACAGACAAGAGAATACCGTTTGGAAAATTCGCGCAGAAAATGCTGTTTACGGAAAAAACAAGCAAACAGCACAATTAGAAAATGTTACTGGCAATTTACTGCAAGATGGCAAAATAATTTTGCAGCTTAGTGCCGAACGAGGAGAAGTACGCGACAATGGCAACTTGATTTTACTCAACGATAATATAGTGGCAACCGATACTCGTAACGGTGGAACCATAAGCAGCGACGTAGTAGAATGGCAACCGAATGAAAACTTGTTGCTAATTCGACAAAATCTCAGAGGCAATCGCGACAAAGTTCGAGTAACGGCAACCGAAGGTAGGTATTACACCGATTCCGAAACTTTAGAATTGCAAGATAAAGTCGTGGTAACTACAGCAGAACCAGCATTACAGTTAACTAGCGATCGCCTGACCTGGAACATTGCTCAAAATATAATTAATAGTGAAGTTCCCCTGCAAGTAGTACGCTACCAAGATGAAATTGTAAGCGATCGTCTGGTTGCCGATCGCGGTATGGTAGATTTGGCAAACAACACCGTAACTTTAGCTAGCAATATAGAATTAATTTCTACCAATCCTCAGTTACAGATTGCTACCAATTCTTTAAACTGGAATTATCAAACGCGGATAATTAATACCGAAGAACCAATTCAAATTATCGATCGCGATAATAATTTAAGCGTTACGGGAAATTCTGGCGAAGTAGATCTAAGCCGCAACATAGCTCATTTAAAGGCTGGAAGTAAAAGCATCAACAATAATAATTCAGCACAACTCTATGCCCAAGAATTAATCTGGAATTTGGACACAGAAGTTGTAGAAGCGATCGGCAGTGTCGTCTATCAACAAAGCAAACCGCAGTTAAACGTAACTGGTAATAAAGCAGAAGGAAAATTAACCGATAACAGCATTGTCGTTACTGGTGGTAATGAATCGGGACAGGTAACTTCAATAATTGATGACTTATAA
- a CDS encoding ABC transporter ATP-binding protein has protein sequence MTQITTQSLLSVKNLRVAYPRLSEAETTWAVNDVSFTLKAGEKMGLVGESGCGKSTLGRAIMRLLPTGSQVEGEVIFQDKSVFELNPRQLREFRGEVVALVFQDPMTRLDPLMTIGEHCLETLKAHQPELSRSQAKQIVADTLETVKIPRDRHQQYPHEFSGGMRQRVAIALALLLNPKVIVADEPTTSLDVTVSAEILTELTRLCSDRDMALLLISHDLAMVGEYCDRIGVMYDGKMVETGLVKSILHHPQHEYTQSLLEAALHIQQPTAAKLNIIETERAHPILRVKELKQHFTLESNLIQQLFSSEKKVIKAVDNISFELYSGEILGLVGESGCGKSTLSRTILQLIEPTSGKVEFLGQDLTQLNNKQLRATRRQLQMVFQDPHACLNPLMIVGDSIADPLSIHNLATANKARQQVKQMLTKVGLTPAEEYYRRYPQELSGGQQQRVAIARALITNPQLIICDEPVSMLDATVQTQVLELMLALKAEFNLTYLFITHDLWVARFFCDRIAVMNAGKIVELDTTEKIFTQPEHPYTKKLLSAAPLLAS, from the coding sequence ATGACTCAAATTACAACTCAAAGTTTGTTGTCGGTAAAGAATCTCAGAGTGGCATATCCTCGTCTTTCCGAAGCAGAAACTACCTGGGCGGTAAATGATGTTTCTTTTACCCTCAAAGCTGGAGAAAAAATGGGTTTGGTAGGTGAATCTGGCTGCGGTAAATCTACTTTAGGTAGGGCAATTATGCGCCTGTTACCTACAGGCAGTCAGGTAGAAGGAGAGGTGATTTTTCAAGATAAGTCGGTTTTTGAACTAAATCCCAGACAGTTACGAGAATTTCGCGGCGAAGTAGTAGCCTTAGTCTTCCAAGATCCGATGACGCGCCTCGATCCGTTGATGACTATTGGCGAACACTGCTTAGAAACTTTGAAAGCCCATCAGCCAGAGTTATCGCGATCGCAAGCCAAACAAATAGTTGCAGACACCTTAGAAACGGTTAAAATACCGCGCGATCGCCACCAACAGTATCCCCATGAGTTTAGCGGTGGTATGCGACAGCGTGTGGCGATCGCCCTGGCTTTGTTACTCAATCCCAAAGTCATCGTTGCCGACGAACCGACTACTAGCTTAGATGTTACCGTTTCTGCCGAAATCTTAACCGAACTTACCAGACTGTGTAGCGACCGAGACATGGCACTACTATTAATTTCTCACGATCTGGCAATGGTAGGAGAATACTGCGATCGCATTGGGGTAATGTATGACGGCAAGATGGTAGAGACAGGATTAGTTAAATCGATTCTGCACCATCCCCAACATGAATATACTCAATCTTTGCTAGAGGCAGCATTGCATATTCAACAGCCAACCGCAGCCAAATTAAATATTATCGAAACAGAACGGGCGCATCCTATTTTACGAGTTAAAGAACTCAAGCAGCATTTCACTCTAGAAAGCAATCTAATTCAACAGCTATTTTCGTCCGAAAAAAAAGTCATTAAAGCAGTAGACAATATTAGTTTCGAGCTCTACTCAGGAGAAATTTTGGGTTTGGTAGGGGAATCTGGCTGCGGTAAAAGCACTTTATCTCGGACGATTTTACAGCTAATCGAGCCTACTTCTGGCAAGGTAGAATTTTTAGGTCAAGACTTGACTCAGCTTAATAACAAACAATTGCGTGCTACTCGTCGCCAGCTACAAATGGTGTTTCAAGATCCCCATGCCTGTCTCAATCCGTTAATGATAGTCGGAGATAGTATTGCCGATCCGTTGTCGATTCATAATTTGGCAACTGCTAATAAAGCCAGACAACAGGTAAAACAGATGCTAACTAAGGTAGGTTTGACTCCTGCCGAGGAATATTACCGTCGCTATCCGCAAGAACTATCGGGAGGACAACAGCAGCGAGTGGCGATCGCACGGGCTTTAATTACTAATCCGCAATTAATAATTTGTGACGAACCAGTTAGTATGCTGGATGCGACGGTGCAAACCCAGGTACTAGAATTGATGTTGGCTTTAAAGGCTGAGTTTAACCTCACTTATTTATTTATCACTCACGATCTATGGGTAGCCAGGTTCTTTTGCGATCGCATTGCGGTAATGAATGCTGGTAAAATTGTCGAACTCGACACCACAGAGAAAATTTTTACTCAGCCAGAACACCCCTACACCAAAAAACTTTTATCTGCCGCACCTTTGTTAGCATCCTAA